The Scyliorhinus torazame isolate Kashiwa2021f chromosome 7, sScyTor2.1, whole genome shotgun sequence genome has a window encoding:
- the ndufa2 gene encoding NADH dehydrogenase [ubiquinone] 1 alpha subcomplex subunit 2, protein MAAAAAGAVVRGIGSKLSKNLREVRIHLCQTSTASQGTRDFIEQHYVALKKANPEFPILIRECAGVQSKAWARYEFGRERNVPLDNLNPEQVAKALESLITKS, encoded by the exons ATGGCGGCTGCCGCGGCGGGCGCGGTGGTGAGAGGCATCGGCTCCAAACTCAGCAAAAACCTGCGGGAGGTCCGCATCCACCTGTGTCAGACCTCGACGGCCAGCCAGGGCACCAG GGATTTCATCGAGCAGCACTATGTGGCATTGAAGAAGGCAAATCCAGAATTTCCTATTCTAATCCGAGAATGTGCTGGTGTACAGTCTAAAGCCTGGGCTCGATATG AGTTTGGGAGAGAGAGAAATGTACCGTTGGATAATTTAAACCCCGAGCAGGTGGCGAAGGCACTGGAGTCTCTGATTACCAAGTCGTGA